From the Anguilla anguilla isolate fAngAng1 chromosome 8, fAngAng1.pri, whole genome shotgun sequence genome, one window contains:
- the myom1a gene encoding myomesin 1a (skelemin) isoform X2 has product MSGSTSVSHARHHRRAERRVQSSKVEKSVSQTHQSSSRVSSARYSSGMKASLHSMKGQEVTLRALPQRVKPFCLAVDEDTEIIGYVVPAFRTRHALVQQEAHEESLGQIAMRQMFSRQTESMEVQQVHRVEKKSREVMIRESANLITLKRKILEKEEFERKMNKDSLTHTPEFIVKPKSYTVWENQTVKLHCTVAGWPKPRVTWYKNNVCIDPKAHPEKYTVESTYNMHSLEIKNCAFEDTAQYSASALNIRGGITAVSSVVVKRYKEDVILHPAKPHGFCAEFGVTFEAHIMDKFSVSFGREGQTLSLGCTVVVYPTVKRYQPDVLWYRNNTLLKPSKWVSMHWSGQKASLTLPHLNKEDEGLYTLRVNTKSGYNSHSAYVFVRDADVEVEGAPVAPLDVHCHDVNKDYVVVTWKHPAVEGASSILGYFVDRCEMGSSYWAQCNDTPVKFARFPVTGLVEGRTYSFRVRAINHFGISHPSRTSEPVLAMDPSDRARRGHPLAPWTAQIIVTEEEPAAGVVPGKPSDLAVTEATKSYVVLSWNPPGQRGHEGLMYYVEKLISGTETWQRVNTEMPVRSPRFALFDLAEGNSYSFRVRCVNSAGVGEPSDATAEITVGDKLDLPQAPSHVVPIRLTDSAMVVTWSSTQETEEFLGYYIDYSVVGSSVWTPCNNNPVKGNRFVCHGLNAGDTCVFRVKAVNVAGYSLNSEESEKALIKAAILIADPPHGIRVQESVRDYKVLTWEESTLDGGAEVTGYFLDYRTVTGGVKGQWHELNTKAIKERSYKAENLKENVFYEFSVRAINQAGVSESSLACPPTECKEFTITVPGTPHSLHVQEVRSDSLVLLWEPPVYQGRTAVTGFYVDIREAESSEEAWQGVNEKATTKKYLKVEGLKEGVSYVMRVCAQNLAGVGEPAELSDSVLALTRPGTHEIYVDVDDDGVISMIFECSEMSAESQFVWSKNYVESVDASRLKIETSGGRSRAIFTDPSLEDLAIYSCVVTNTDGVSSSYTLTEEGLKRLLDISHDHKFPTIPFTSELAVELQEKGRVRFWMQMEKFTPNCEVEYVFNNNIIAQGEKYTMNFDKKTGIIEMFMDSLEVQDEGTFTFQMVDGKATGCSSVVLIGDEFREMQKKSEFERKEWVRKQGPHFVEYLSFEVTAECNVLLKAKVGNLSRETDITWYKDGLEVEEQDNLSFTDGILALNIAKISKKDAGIYEVQLKDSRGKDKSTLDLTDKGFQELMNEVFRVIANSATELSVTSTEEGIILHTTVVYYLEDLRVGWLYKDAKITQSKHLEAGITGEELWLKINEPTEKDKGKYAIDIFDGKAGVRRVYELAGQAWEEAFAEFQRLKAAAIAERNRARVVGGLPDVVTIQEGKSLNLTGNVWGDPAPQVQWLKNQVDISADDRYVLKFEAGKFASITIPSVTPPDSGKYSLVVTNKYGTESGNFTVSVYIPEAEEEEGEQDEKDKKEKDKDTEKDKKVKK; this is encoded by the exons GATGAAGGCCTCTCTGCACTCCATGAAGGGGCAGGAGGTGACCCTGAGGGCCCTCCCCCAGAGGGTCAAGCCTTTCTGCCTGGCTGTGGATGAAGACACCGAGATCATTGGCTACGTGGTGCCAGCCTTCAGGACCCG TCATGCGCTCGTTCAGCAGGAGGCTCACGAGGAGAGCCTGGGGCAGATCGCCATGAGGCAGATGTTCTCCCGACAGACGGAGAGCATGGAGGTGCAGCAGGTGCACAGGGTGGAGAAGAAGAGCAGGGAGGTGATGATAAGGGAGTCCGCCAACCTCATCACCCTGAAGAGAAAG ATCCTTGAGAAGGAGGAGTTTGAGAGGAAGATGAACAAAGACAGTCTGACTCACACCCCGGAATTTATAGTGAAGCCCAAGTCGTACACCGTGTGGGAGAACCAGACCGTGAAGCTGCACTGCACCGTAGCGGGCTGGCCCAAACCGCGCGTGACCtg GTACAAGAACAATGTGTGCATCGACCCCAAAGCTCACCCTGAGAAGTACACCGTGGAGAGCACCTACAACATGCACTCTCTGGAGATCAAAAA ctgtgCGTTTGAGGACACTGCTCAGTACAGCGCCTCCGCTCTCAACATCAGGGGCGGGATCACAGCCGTCTCCTCTGTCGTGGTGAAAA GATACAAGGAAGATGTGATTCTTCATCCAGCGAAACCAC aCGGGTTCTGCGCAGAGTTCGGGGTCACGTTTGAGGCCCACATCATGGATAAGTTTTCGGTGTCCTTCGGGAGGGAAGGCCAGACGCTGAGCCTGGGCTGCACCGTGGTGGTTTACCCCACCGTCAAACGCTACCAGCCGGACGTGCTGTGGTATCGCAACA ATACCCTGCTGAAGCCCTCTAAGTGGGTGTCGATGCACTGGAGCGGGCAGAAGGCCAGCCTGACGCTGCCGCACCTCAACAAGGAGGACGAGGGCCTGTACACCCTGCGCGTCAACACCAAATCCGGATACAACTCCCACTCCGCCTACGTCTTCGTCCgag atgctGATGTGGAGGTCGAGGGTGCCCCCGTGGCCCCTCTGGACGTGCACTGCCACGATGTGAATAAGGACTACGTGGTGGTGACATGGAAGCACCCGGCAGTAGAGGGCGCCAGCTCCATCCTGGGCTACTTTGTGGACAG GTGTGAGATGGGCTCCTCCTACTGGGCCCAGTGTAACGACACGCCGGTGAAGTTTGCCCGTTTCCCGGTGACGGGTCTGGTGGAGGGGCGCACCTACTCCTTCCGCGTGCGCGCCATCAACCACTTCGGCATCAGCCACCCGTCCCGAACCTCCGAGCCCGTGCTCGCCATGGACCCGTCCGACCGCGCCCGCCGGG GTCATCCCTTGGCCCCGTGGACCGCGCAGATCATTGTGACTGAGGAGGAGCCTGCAG CTGGCGTCGTCCCGGGCAAACCCAGTGACCTGGCGGTTACCGAGGCGACCAAGAGCTACGTGGTGCTGAGCTGGAACCCGCCCGGCCAGCGAGGTCACGAGGGCCTCATGTACTATGTGGAGAAG CTGATCTCGGGCACGGAGACGTGGCAGAGGGTGAACACGGAGATGCCGGTTCGGTCGCCGCGGTTCGCGCTCTTCGACCTCGCCGAGGGGAACAGCTACAGCTTCCGCGTCCGCTGCGTCAACTCCGCCGGCGTGGGCGAGCCGTCCGACGCCACGGCCGAGATCACCGTCGGCGACAAGCTGG ACCTGCCCCAGGCCCCCTCTCACGTGGTCCCCATCCGTCTGACGGACTCGGCGATGGTGGTGACCTGGAGCTCCACGCAGGAGACGGAGGAGTTCCTGGGGTACTACATCGACTACAGCGTGGTGGGATCCAGCGTGTGGACCCCCTGCAACAACAACCCTGTCAAAGGCAACAG GTTTGTGTGCCACGGGCTGAACGCCGGAGACACCTGCGTGTTCAGGGTGAAGGCCGTCAACGTGGCGGGATACAGCCTGAACTCCGAGGAGTCTGAGAAAGCGCTCATCAAGGCTGCCATCT tgatCGCAGACCCCCCCCACGGTATCAGGGTGCAGGAGAGTGTTCGCGATTACAAAGTTCTGACCTGGGAGGAGTCCACGCTCGATGGCGGAGCCGAGGTCACCGGCTACTTCCTGGACTACCGTACGGTCACCGGCGGGGTCAAGGGTCAATGGCACGAGCTCAACACCAAGGCCATCAAGGAGCGCTCCTACAAA gCAGAGAACCTGAAGGAGAACGTGTTCTACGAGTTCAGCGTGCGCGCCATCAACCAGGCGGGAGTCAGCGAGTCCTCCCTGGCCTGCCCTCCCACCGAATGCAAGGAGTTTACCATCACCGTTCCAG GAACCCCCCACAGCTTGCATGTGCAGGAGGTGCGTAGCGACTCCCTGGTGTTGCTATGGGAACCGCCGGTGTACCAGGGCCGCACCGCGGTCACCGGGTTCTACGTGGACATCAGGGAGGCGGAGTCTTCCGAGGAGGCGTGGCAAGGAGTCAACGAGAAGGCCACCACCAAGAAGTacctgaag gtcgaGGGTCTGAAGGAGGGCGTGTCCTATGTGATGCGGGTCTGTGCTCAGAACCTGGCTGGAGTGGGAGAGCCTGCAGAACTCTCAGACTCAGTGCTGGCCCTGACCCGcccag GGACCCACGAGATCTACGTGGACGTGGACGATGACGGCGTGATCTCCATGATCTTCGAGTGTTCCGAAATGTCAGCCGAATCGCAGTTCGTCTGGTCCAAGAACTACGTGGAGTCCGTCGACGCCTCCCGCCTCAAGATTGAGACCTCAGGGGGCAG GTCACGGGCCATCTTCACCGACCCCTCCCTGGAGGATCTGGCCATTTACTCCTGTGTGGTCACAAACACTGATGGGGTCTCCTCCAGCtacacactcacagaggagg GACTGAAACGCCTGCTGGACATCAGCCATGACCACAAGTTCCCCA CCATCCCCTTCACCTCTGAGCTGGCcgtggagctgcaggagaaggGCCGCGTGCGCTTCTGGATGCAGATGGAGAAGTTCACCCCCAACTGTGAGGTGGAGTACGTGTTCAACAACAACATCATCGCCCAGGGAGAG aAATACACCATGAACTTCGATAAGAAGACAGGCATCATCGAGATGTTCATGGACTCGCTGGAGGTCCAGGATGAGGGAACCTTCACCTTCCAAATGGTGGATGGGAAGGCCACCGGCTGCTCCAGCGTGGTGCTGATTGGAGATG AATTCAGAGAGATGCAGAAGAAGTCTGAGTTTGAGAGGAAGGAGTGGGTCAGGAAGCAAG GTCCTCACTTTGTGGAGTACCTGAGTTTCGAGGTCACAGCAGAATGTAACGTTCTCTTGAAAGCCAAG GTGGGCAACCTGTCCAGAGAGACCGACATCACCTGGTACAAGGACGGcctggaggtggaggagcaAGATAACCTGTCTTTCACAGACGGCATCCTGGCCCTCAACATCGCCAAG ATCAGTAAGAAGGATGCCGGCATTTATGAAGTCCAGCTGAAGGACTCCAGGGGCAAAGATAAGAGCACCTTGGACCTGACAGACAAAG GATTCCAGGAACTGATGAATGAAGTCTTCAGAGTTATTG CAAACTCTGCCACTGAGCTGAGTGTGACAAGCACTGAGGAGGGCATCATACTGCACACCACGGTGGTGTACTACCTGGAGGATCTGCGCGTGGGCTGGCTGTACAA AGATGCAAAGATCACTCAGTCCAAACATCTGGAGGCTGGCATCACAGGGGAGGAGCTCTGGCTGAAGATAAACGAACCCACAGAGAAGGACAAAGGCAAATACGCCATCGACATCTTCGACGGGAAGGCTGGGGTGCGGAGGGTTTACGAACTGGCCGGACAAG CGTGGGAGGAGGCTTTCGCTGAGTTCCAGAGGCTGAA GGCTGCTGCCATAGCAGAGAGGA ACCGCGCTCGTGTTGTGGGAGGCCTGCCAGACGTGGTCACCATCCAGGAGGGCAAG tctCTCAACCTCACCGGAAACGTCTGGggagaccccgccccccaggtGCAGTGGCTGAAGAACCAGGTGGACATCTCGGCGGACGACCGCTACGTCCTGAAGTTCGAGGCGGGAAAGTTCGCCAGCATCACCATCCCGTCGGTGACCCCGCCCGACTCCGGCAAGTACAGCCTGGTGGTGACCAACAAGTACGGCACGGAGAGCGGCAACTTCACCGTCAGCGTCTACATCCCCGaggctgaggaggaggaaggagagcaggACGAGAAGgacaagaaagagaaagacaaggACACGGAAAAAGACAAGAAAGTCAAGAAgtag
- the myom1a gene encoding myomesin 1a (skelemin) isoform X4, translating to MKASLHSMKGQEVTLRALPQRVKPFCLAVDEDTEIIGYVVPAFRTRHALVQQEAHEESLGQIAMRQMFSRQTESMEVQQVHRVEKKSREVMIRESANLITLKRKILEKEEFERKMNKDSLTHTPEFIVKPKSYTVWENQTVKLHCTVAGWPKPRVTWYKNNVCIDPKAHPEKYTVESTYNMHSLEIKNCAFEDTAQYSASALNIRGGITAVSSVVVKRYKEDVILHPAKPHGFCAEFGVTFEAHIMDKFSVSFGREGQTLSLGCTVVVYPTVKRYQPDVLWYRNNTLLKPSKWVSMHWSGQKASLTLPHLNKEDEGLYTLRVNTKSGYNSHSAYVFVRDADVEVEGAPVAPLDVHCHDVNKDYVVVTWKHPAVEGASSILGYFVDRCEMGSSYWAQCNDTPVKFARFPVTGLVEGRTYSFRVRAINHFGISHPSRTSEPVLAMDPSDRARRGHPLAPWTAQIIVTEEEPAAGVVPGKPSDLAVTEATKSYVVLSWNPPGQRGHEGLMYYVEKLISGTETWQRVNTEMPVRSPRFALFDLAEGNSYSFRVRCVNSAGVGEPSDATAEITVGDKLDLPQAPSHVVPIRLTDSAMVVTWSSTQETEEFLGYYIDYSVVGSSVWTPCNNNPVKGNRFVCHGLNAGDTCVFRVKAVNVAGYSLNSEESEKALIKAAILIADPPHGIRVQESVRDYKVLTWEESTLDGGAEVTGYFLDYRTVTGGVKGQWHELNTKAIKERSYKAENLKENVFYEFSVRAINQAGVSESSLACPPTECKEFTITVPGTPHSLHVQEVRSDSLVLLWEPPVYQGRTAVTGFYVDIREAESSEEAWQGVNEKATTKKYLKVEGLKEGVSYVMRVCAQNLAGVGEPAELSDSVLALTRPGTHEIYVDVDDDGVISMIFECSEMSAESQFVWSKNYVESVDASRLKIETSGGRSRAIFTDPSLEDLAIYSCVVTNTDGVSSSYTLTEEGLKRLLDISHDHKFPTIPFTSELAVELQEKGRVRFWMQMEKFTPNCEVEYVFNNNIIAQGEKYTMNFDKKTGIIEMFMDSLEVQDEGTFTFQMVDGKATGCSSVVLIGDEFREMQKKSEFERKEWVRKQGPHFVEYLSFEVTAECNVLLKAKVGNLSRETDITWYKDGLEVEEQDNLSFTDGILALNIAKCGFKRTAGSDSESDDADLFPKEENIETEAKISKKDAGIYEVQLKDSRGKDKSTLDLTDKGFQELMNEVFRVIANSATELSVTSTEEGIILHTTVVYYLEDLRVGWLYKDAKITQSKHLEAGITGEELWLKINEPTEKDKGKYAIDIFDGKAGVRRVYELAGQAWEEAFAEFQRLKAAAIAERNRARVVGGLPDVVTIQEGKSLNLTGNVWGDPAPQVQWLKNQVDISADDRYVLKFEAGKFASITIPSVTPPDSGKYSLVVTNKYGTESGNFTVSVYIPEAEEEEGEQDEKDKKEKDKDTEKDKKVKK from the exons ATGAAGGCCTCTCTGCACTCCATGAAGGGGCAGGAGGTGACCCTGAGGGCCCTCCCCCAGAGGGTCAAGCCTTTCTGCCTGGCTGTGGATGAAGACACCGAGATCATTGGCTACGTGGTGCCAGCCTTCAGGACCCG TCATGCGCTCGTTCAGCAGGAGGCTCACGAGGAGAGCCTGGGGCAGATCGCCATGAGGCAGATGTTCTCCCGACAGACGGAGAGCATGGAGGTGCAGCAGGTGCACAGGGTGGAGAAGAAGAGCAGGGAGGTGATGATAAGGGAGTCCGCCAACCTCATCACCCTGAAGAGAAAG ATCCTTGAGAAGGAGGAGTTTGAGAGGAAGATGAACAAAGACAGTCTGACTCACACCCCGGAATTTATAGTGAAGCCCAAGTCGTACACCGTGTGGGAGAACCAGACCGTGAAGCTGCACTGCACCGTAGCGGGCTGGCCCAAACCGCGCGTGACCtg GTACAAGAACAATGTGTGCATCGACCCCAAAGCTCACCCTGAGAAGTACACCGTGGAGAGCACCTACAACATGCACTCTCTGGAGATCAAAAA ctgtgCGTTTGAGGACACTGCTCAGTACAGCGCCTCCGCTCTCAACATCAGGGGCGGGATCACAGCCGTCTCCTCTGTCGTGGTGAAAA GATACAAGGAAGATGTGATTCTTCATCCAGCGAAACCAC aCGGGTTCTGCGCAGAGTTCGGGGTCACGTTTGAGGCCCACATCATGGATAAGTTTTCGGTGTCCTTCGGGAGGGAAGGCCAGACGCTGAGCCTGGGCTGCACCGTGGTGGTTTACCCCACCGTCAAACGCTACCAGCCGGACGTGCTGTGGTATCGCAACA ATACCCTGCTGAAGCCCTCTAAGTGGGTGTCGATGCACTGGAGCGGGCAGAAGGCCAGCCTGACGCTGCCGCACCTCAACAAGGAGGACGAGGGCCTGTACACCCTGCGCGTCAACACCAAATCCGGATACAACTCCCACTCCGCCTACGTCTTCGTCCgag atgctGATGTGGAGGTCGAGGGTGCCCCCGTGGCCCCTCTGGACGTGCACTGCCACGATGTGAATAAGGACTACGTGGTGGTGACATGGAAGCACCCGGCAGTAGAGGGCGCCAGCTCCATCCTGGGCTACTTTGTGGACAG GTGTGAGATGGGCTCCTCCTACTGGGCCCAGTGTAACGACACGCCGGTGAAGTTTGCCCGTTTCCCGGTGACGGGTCTGGTGGAGGGGCGCACCTACTCCTTCCGCGTGCGCGCCATCAACCACTTCGGCATCAGCCACCCGTCCCGAACCTCCGAGCCCGTGCTCGCCATGGACCCGTCCGACCGCGCCCGCCGGG GTCATCCCTTGGCCCCGTGGACCGCGCAGATCATTGTGACTGAGGAGGAGCCTGCAG CTGGCGTCGTCCCGGGCAAACCCAGTGACCTGGCGGTTACCGAGGCGACCAAGAGCTACGTGGTGCTGAGCTGGAACCCGCCCGGCCAGCGAGGTCACGAGGGCCTCATGTACTATGTGGAGAAG CTGATCTCGGGCACGGAGACGTGGCAGAGGGTGAACACGGAGATGCCGGTTCGGTCGCCGCGGTTCGCGCTCTTCGACCTCGCCGAGGGGAACAGCTACAGCTTCCGCGTCCGCTGCGTCAACTCCGCCGGCGTGGGCGAGCCGTCCGACGCCACGGCCGAGATCACCGTCGGCGACAAGCTGG ACCTGCCCCAGGCCCCCTCTCACGTGGTCCCCATCCGTCTGACGGACTCGGCGATGGTGGTGACCTGGAGCTCCACGCAGGAGACGGAGGAGTTCCTGGGGTACTACATCGACTACAGCGTGGTGGGATCCAGCGTGTGGACCCCCTGCAACAACAACCCTGTCAAAGGCAACAG GTTTGTGTGCCACGGGCTGAACGCCGGAGACACCTGCGTGTTCAGGGTGAAGGCCGTCAACGTGGCGGGATACAGCCTGAACTCCGAGGAGTCTGAGAAAGCGCTCATCAAGGCTGCCATCT tgatCGCAGACCCCCCCCACGGTATCAGGGTGCAGGAGAGTGTTCGCGATTACAAAGTTCTGACCTGGGAGGAGTCCACGCTCGATGGCGGAGCCGAGGTCACCGGCTACTTCCTGGACTACCGTACGGTCACCGGCGGGGTCAAGGGTCAATGGCACGAGCTCAACACCAAGGCCATCAAGGAGCGCTCCTACAAA gCAGAGAACCTGAAGGAGAACGTGTTCTACGAGTTCAGCGTGCGCGCCATCAACCAGGCGGGAGTCAGCGAGTCCTCCCTGGCCTGCCCTCCCACCGAATGCAAGGAGTTTACCATCACCGTTCCAG GAACCCCCCACAGCTTGCATGTGCAGGAGGTGCGTAGCGACTCCCTGGTGTTGCTATGGGAACCGCCGGTGTACCAGGGCCGCACCGCGGTCACCGGGTTCTACGTGGACATCAGGGAGGCGGAGTCTTCCGAGGAGGCGTGGCAAGGAGTCAACGAGAAGGCCACCACCAAGAAGTacctgaag gtcgaGGGTCTGAAGGAGGGCGTGTCCTATGTGATGCGGGTCTGTGCTCAGAACCTGGCTGGAGTGGGAGAGCCTGCAGAACTCTCAGACTCAGTGCTGGCCCTGACCCGcccag GGACCCACGAGATCTACGTGGACGTGGACGATGACGGCGTGATCTCCATGATCTTCGAGTGTTCCGAAATGTCAGCCGAATCGCAGTTCGTCTGGTCCAAGAACTACGTGGAGTCCGTCGACGCCTCCCGCCTCAAGATTGAGACCTCAGGGGGCAG GTCACGGGCCATCTTCACCGACCCCTCCCTGGAGGATCTGGCCATTTACTCCTGTGTGGTCACAAACACTGATGGGGTCTCCTCCAGCtacacactcacagaggagg GACTGAAACGCCTGCTGGACATCAGCCATGACCACAAGTTCCCCA CCATCCCCTTCACCTCTGAGCTGGCcgtggagctgcaggagaaggGCCGCGTGCGCTTCTGGATGCAGATGGAGAAGTTCACCCCCAACTGTGAGGTGGAGTACGTGTTCAACAACAACATCATCGCCCAGGGAGAG aAATACACCATGAACTTCGATAAGAAGACAGGCATCATCGAGATGTTCATGGACTCGCTGGAGGTCCAGGATGAGGGAACCTTCACCTTCCAAATGGTGGATGGGAAGGCCACCGGCTGCTCCAGCGTGGTGCTGATTGGAGATG AATTCAGAGAGATGCAGAAGAAGTCTGAGTTTGAGAGGAAGGAGTGGGTCAGGAAGCAAG GTCCTCACTTTGTGGAGTACCTGAGTTTCGAGGTCACAGCAGAATGTAACGTTCTCTTGAAAGCCAAG GTGGGCAACCTGTCCAGAGAGACCGACATCACCTGGTACAAGGACGGcctggaggtggaggagcaAGATAACCTGTCTTTCACAGACGGCATCCTGGCCCTCAACATCGCCAAG TGCGGCTTTAAGAGAACGGCAGGCTCAGATTCAGAATCCGACGACGCAGATCTTTTCCCCAAGGAGGAGAACATCGAAACGGAAGCCAAA ATCAGTAAGAAGGATGCCGGCATTTATGAAGTCCAGCTGAAGGACTCCAGGGGCAAAGATAAGAGCACCTTGGACCTGACAGACAAAG GATTCCAGGAACTGATGAATGAAGTCTTCAGAGTTATTG CAAACTCTGCCACTGAGCTGAGTGTGACAAGCACTGAGGAGGGCATCATACTGCACACCACGGTGGTGTACTACCTGGAGGATCTGCGCGTGGGCTGGCTGTACAA AGATGCAAAGATCACTCAGTCCAAACATCTGGAGGCTGGCATCACAGGGGAGGAGCTCTGGCTGAAGATAAACGAACCCACAGAGAAGGACAAAGGCAAATACGCCATCGACATCTTCGACGGGAAGGCTGGGGTGCGGAGGGTTTACGAACTGGCCGGACAAG CGTGGGAGGAGGCTTTCGCTGAGTTCCAGAGGCTGAA GGCTGCTGCCATAGCAGAGAGGA ACCGCGCTCGTGTTGTGGGAGGCCTGCCAGACGTGGTCACCATCCAGGAGGGCAAG tctCTCAACCTCACCGGAAACGTCTGGggagaccccgccccccaggtGCAGTGGCTGAAGAACCAGGTGGACATCTCGGCGGACGACCGCTACGTCCTGAAGTTCGAGGCGGGAAAGTTCGCCAGCATCACCATCCCGTCGGTGACCCCGCCCGACTCCGGCAAGTACAGCCTGGTGGTGACCAACAAGTACGGCACGGAGAGCGGCAACTTCACCGTCAGCGTCTACATCCCCGaggctgaggaggaggaaggagagcaggACGAGAAGgacaagaaagagaaagacaaggACACGGAAAAAGACAAGAAAGTCAAGAAgtag